In the genome of Gordonia rubripertincta, one region contains:
- a CDS encoding precorrin-2 C(20)-methyltransferase, which yields MPAVNDASTPGKLWGIGLGPGDSELMTVKAARVISTADVVAYHCARHGNSIARSVAEPYLRGDQAEERLMYPVTTETTDHPGGYQGALDDFYAESAERLAVHLRAGRDVVLLAEGDPLFYSSYMHMHKRLSPHFDAEIVPGVTSVSAASAATGVPLVEGDETLTVVPGTASTEELLFRFRSADAIVVMKLGRTFERVREALREAGRLGEAFYVERASTTVERVLPAAEVNPAEVPYFSILVVPGRRNNPRFEPEPVPGELVVVGLGPGHDSWTTPEVRAELATATDLVGYTTYLKRVTPRPGQRVHASDNRVESERAEFALDLARRGARVAVVSSGDPGVFAMAAAVAEVAAEPQWHDVQVRVVPGVTAATAVAAAVGAPLGHDFAVISLSDRLKPWSVIERRIRAALAADLVIAIYNPGSASRAWQVGALKHTLLQTVSPDRVVVLGRDVGGPEQTLTTTTVADLDPEVVDMRTLLIIGSSATRAVARAAGSLVFTPRRHTPADEPEQVSAEQPLEPSLGGSDV from the coding sequence GTGCCCGCAGTCAACGATGCCTCGACCCCGGGAAAGCTCTGGGGAATCGGCCTCGGTCCCGGCGACAGCGAACTCATGACGGTCAAGGCCGCGCGGGTGATCAGCACCGCCGACGTGGTCGCGTATCACTGTGCGCGCCATGGCAACAGCATCGCGCGGTCGGTCGCCGAACCCTATCTGCGCGGCGACCAGGCCGAAGAGCGGCTCATGTACCCGGTCACCACCGAGACCACCGACCATCCCGGCGGTTACCAGGGCGCGCTCGACGACTTCTACGCCGAAAGTGCGGAGCGGCTCGCCGTACACCTCCGGGCGGGCCGGGACGTCGTCCTTCTCGCCGAAGGGGATCCGCTCTTCTACAGCTCGTACATGCACATGCACAAGCGGCTCTCCCCGCACTTCGATGCGGAGATCGTGCCGGGTGTGACGTCGGTGAGCGCGGCGTCGGCGGCGACCGGTGTTCCGCTGGTGGAGGGCGACGAGACCTTGACGGTTGTCCCGGGTACGGCGTCGACGGAAGAGCTGCTGTTCCGTTTCCGTTCGGCCGACGCCATCGTGGTGATGAAACTGGGCCGCACCTTCGAGCGGGTGCGGGAGGCGTTGCGCGAGGCCGGCCGCCTCGGCGAGGCCTTCTACGTCGAACGGGCGTCGACCACCGTCGAGCGTGTGCTGCCGGCGGCGGAGGTGAATCCGGCTGAGGTGCCGTACTTCTCGATCCTCGTGGTTCCCGGACGACGGAACAACCCGCGCTTCGAGCCGGAACCGGTACCGGGCGAGCTGGTGGTCGTCGGTCTCGGACCGGGACACGACAGCTGGACGACGCCCGAGGTGCGCGCCGAACTCGCCACCGCGACCGACCTCGTCGGTTACACGACCTACCTCAAACGCGTGACGCCGCGGCCCGGCCAGCGCGTGCACGCCAGCGACAACCGGGTCGAGTCCGAGCGTGCCGAGTTCGCCCTCGATCTCGCCCGACGCGGCGCACGGGTGGCGGTGGTGTCATCGGGCGATCCCGGTGTGTTCGCCATGGCGGCCGCGGTCGCCGAGGTGGCCGCCGAACCGCAGTGGCATGACGTTCAGGTCCGGGTGGTTCCGGGTGTCACCGCCGCGACCGCCGTGGCGGCGGCCGTCGGTGCGCCCCTCGGTCACGACTTCGCGGTGATCTCCCTGTCCGACCGCCTCAAGCCGTGGTCGGTGATCGAACGTCGTATCCGTGCCGCCCTGGCCGCCGATCTGGTGATCGCCATCTACAATCCGGGTTCGGCGAGCCGCGCCTGGCAGGTCGGAGCCCTCAAACACACACTTCTGCAGACGGTTTCACCGGACCGGGTCGTCGTCCTCGGTCGCGATGTGGGCGGCCCGGAACAGACGCTGACCACGACCACCGTCGCCGACCTCGACCCGGAAGTGGTCGACATGCGCACGTTGCTCATCATCGGTTCGTCGGCGACCCGAGCGGTCGCGCGGGCCGCTGGTTCCCTCGTGTTCACGCCGCGCCGGCACACCCCGGCCGACGAGCCGGAACAGGTGTCAGCCGAGCAACCGCTCGAGCCAAGCCTGGGCGGCAGCGACGTCTGA
- a CDS encoding FxsA family protein translates to MALRYFAVYALLEIAAFVGMALWLGFGWAVLISIAAGVLGFLTLRWQGRKVFGELRRAAYNEVDARAPLADTALVATSTILLVIPGVVSTLAGILLLFPPTRKVLRPVVVAVGVKRMASAMDRAGLYATGIYGSRIRGGGVGGGATVVDGSVVESDTPGSGFAPGSEPVTTPQLPPTR, encoded by the coding sequence ATGGCACTCCGTTACTTCGCCGTGTACGCGCTGCTGGAGATCGCCGCCTTCGTGGGGATGGCGTTGTGGCTCGGGTTCGGCTGGGCCGTGCTGATCAGCATCGCGGCCGGCGTCCTCGGGTTCCTGACGTTGCGCTGGCAGGGCCGTAAGGTCTTCGGCGAGTTGCGCCGCGCCGCCTACAACGAGGTCGACGCACGGGCGCCGCTCGCCGACACGGCGCTCGTCGCCACGTCGACGATCCTGCTGGTCATCCCCGGCGTCGTGTCGACGCTCGCGGGCATCCTGCTGCTGTTCCCGCCGACCCGCAAGGTGCTGCGCCCGGTCGTGGTGGCCGTCGGTGTCAAGCGGATGGCGAGCGCGATGGACCGCGCGGGCCTGTACGCCACGGGCATCTACGGCAGCAGGATTCGCGGTGGTGGCGTCGGAGGTGGTGCGACCGTCGTCGACGGCTCCGTTGTGGAGTCCGACACCCCCGGGTCCGGCTTCGCCCCAGGATCCGAGCCGGTGACCACCCCGCAGCTCCCGCCCACGCGCTGA
- a CDS encoding amidohydrolase has translation MATQLLLGGAVYSAAAPDATAMAITDGVVVWVGTDDIGRALHPDAEIIDLNGLFVSPGFVDSHVHLTSTGLSLDGLTLNEATSRTHCLRLVAKTIADDAAAGHEEGDLLWGLGWDDSTWDGPEPEDGRFPTTSELDAVVGARPVYLARVDEHSAVASTALRRLVPELADAVGYHPEEPLVAEAHHLVRGAARLLVTAAHRERAQRRALDVAAAHGVVAVHENGGPDISGMDDFLAIADLDHPVEIRRYWGQTVTDADHAAELMTITRAHALGGDLFIDGAIGSHTAWLNEPYTDAPDTRGISYLDMETIRDHLRGCTLAGIQSGFHVIGDAATGAVVAALTELADELGTPAIARCAHRLEHAEMVTARDAEVLARCGVIASMQPHFDAEWGGAGDLYDARLGTARAATLNDFAMLAKTGVALSFSSDAPVTPIDPWSTIRAAVHHHQPTNAISARGAFAAATRGGWRAGGINDGLTGTLTPGAPASYAVWEVDDLVVAGSHEKVQRWSTDPRSRVPALPDVSPGAELPRCVRTVHRGQVLYDRDAG, from the coding sequence GTGGCAACCCAACTGCTCCTCGGCGGTGCCGTGTACTCGGCGGCCGCCCCCGACGCGACCGCGATGGCCATCACCGATGGGGTGGTGGTGTGGGTCGGCACCGATGACATCGGCCGGGCCCTCCACCCGGATGCCGAGATCATCGACCTGAACGGGTTGTTCGTCAGCCCGGGTTTCGTCGACTCGCACGTGCACCTCACGTCGACCGGGCTCTCGCTCGACGGTCTCACCCTCAACGAGGCGACCAGCCGGACGCACTGTCTGCGACTCGTCGCGAAGACGATCGCCGACGACGCCGCGGCCGGCCACGAGGAGGGTGACCTGCTCTGGGGTCTCGGCTGGGACGACTCGACCTGGGACGGCCCCGAACCCGAGGACGGCCGGTTCCCGACGACCAGCGAACTCGACGCCGTGGTCGGCGCCCGCCCCGTGTACCTCGCCCGGGTCGACGAACACTCCGCGGTCGCCTCGACCGCGCTCCGTCGCCTGGTGCCGGAGCTCGCGGACGCCGTCGGCTACCACCCGGAAGAGCCGCTCGTCGCCGAGGCGCATCACCTCGTCCGTGGTGCAGCCCGTCTCCTCGTCACTGCCGCACATCGTGAGCGGGCGCAGCGACGTGCGCTCGACGTTGCTGCCGCGCACGGGGTCGTCGCCGTCCACGAGAACGGCGGCCCCGACATCAGCGGCATGGACGACTTCCTGGCGATCGCCGACCTCGACCACCCCGTCGAAATCCGCCGCTACTGGGGACAGACCGTCACCGACGCCGACCACGCGGCCGAGCTCATGACCATCACCCGCGCCCACGCCCTCGGCGGCGACCTCTTCATCGACGGCGCGATCGGATCCCACACCGCGTGGCTCAACGAGCCGTACACCGACGCCCCGGACACCCGCGGCATCAGCTACCTCGACATGGAAACCATCCGCGATCACCTCCGCGGTTGCACGCTCGCCGGTATCCAGTCCGGGTTCCACGTCATCGGCGATGCCGCCACCGGTGCCGTCGTCGCCGCGCTCACCGAACTCGCCGACGAGCTGGGCACCCCGGCGATCGCCCGCTGCGCGCACCGGCTCGAGCACGCCGAGATGGTCACCGCCCGCGACGCGGAGGTCCTCGCCCGCTGCGGCGTCATCGCCAGCATGCAACCGCACTTCGACGCCGAATGGGGCGGTGCGGGCGACCTCTACGACGCCCGGCTCGGCACGGCCCGCGCGGCCACCCTCAACGACTTCGCGATGCTCGCGAAAACCGGTGTGGCGCTCTCATTCTCGTCCGACGCTCCGGTCACGCCGATCGACCCCTGGTCGACGATCCGTGCCGCGGTCCACCATCACCAGCCCACCAACGCGATCTCAGCACGCGGCGCCTTCGCGGCGGCCACCCGCGGCGGCTGGCGCGCCGGCGGCATCAACGACGGCCTCACCGGCACCCTGACCCCCGGAGCGCCCGCAAGCTACGCCGTGTGGGAGGTCGACGACCTCGTCGTGGCCGGCTCCCACGAGAAGGTGCAACGCTGGTCCACCGACCCGCGTTCGCGCGTGCCCGCCCTGCCGGACGTCTCCCCGGGAGCCGAGCTGCCGCGGTGCGTCCGGACCGTGCACCGCGGACAGGTCCTCTACGACCGGGACGCCGGGTGA
- a CDS encoding precorrin-8X methylmutase, which yields MTEYLRDGAAIYRQSFATIRTESDLSAFSPDVSTVVVRMIHACGQTDLTRDVVATPGVVRAARGALQAGAPILCDASMVASGITRKRLPADNEVLCHLSEPGLPALAEEMGTTRTAAALQFWLPRLEGAVVAIGNAPTALFALLDMIDEGAPRPAAVVGAPVGFVGAAESCEALAARTDLEFITVTGRRGGSAITAAAVNALATPQE from the coding sequence ATGACCGAGTACCTGCGCGACGGCGCCGCGATCTACCGCCAGTCCTTTGCGACGATCCGGACCGAGTCGGATTTGTCCGCCTTTTCTCCTGATGTATCCACCGTGGTTGTCCGGATGATCCACGCCTGCGGGCAGACCGACCTGACGCGCGACGTCGTCGCGACGCCCGGTGTCGTCCGTGCGGCTCGTGGCGCACTCCAGGCCGGCGCACCGATCCTGTGCGACGCGTCCATGGTGGCCTCCGGCATCACGCGTAAGCGCCTGCCCGCCGACAACGAGGTGCTCTGCCACCTCTCCGAACCCGGCCTCCCCGCTCTGGCCGAGGAGATGGGCACGACGAGAACCGCTGCCGCCCTGCAGTTCTGGTTGCCGCGTCTCGAAGGAGCGGTCGTCGCGATCGGCAATGCCCCGACCGCGTTGTTCGCCCTGCTCGACATGATCGACGAAGGCGCACCCCGCCCGGCCGCAGTTGTCGGCGCGCCCGTCGGATTCGTCGGTGCCGCGGAATCCTGCGAAGCCCTCGCCGCCCGCACCGATCTCGAATTCATCACCGTCACCGGACGCCGCGGCGGATCGGCGATCACCGCGGCCGCCGTCAACGCGCTCGCCACCCCTCAGGAGTGA
- the cobG gene encoding precorrin-3B synthase — protein MTQSPDPAPGTASRETADRCPGVFSTHEAQDGALARIRLPGGRIRPDQLTTLAQAATAHADGFLELTARGNLQLRGITDVEAVADAVVSAGLAPSSSHDKVRNIEVSPLTGRMGGIADAGPLAAALDDALRADPAATSISGRFLFGVDDGRGDIRRRGADACAVVRSAEPVVADILVGGVAVGSVAGVDGIVATLIAVATGLQKVAPGAWRVRDLGVEDRSRLERLVGETLAPVVESDEDDVPDPVEPIVGWFDQDDGSVLLGSVVELGRLPARLAEFIAAVESPIVFTPDREILICDLGEGVAETVVRVLAPMGLIFDATSPWARLSCCVGAPGCGSAHAAVREDLLAHVGAGLPLNGREHWVGCERRCGSPAGTHLSVQATPDGEYDRRRR, from the coding sequence ATGACCCAGTCGCCGGACCCCGCTCCGGGAACAGCGAGCCGGGAGACCGCCGATCGCTGTCCCGGCGTGTTCAGCACGCACGAGGCGCAGGACGGCGCCCTGGCGCGAATCCGGCTCCCCGGAGGCCGGATTCGCCCGGATCAGCTCACCACCCTCGCCCAGGCGGCCACCGCTCACGCCGACGGTTTCCTCGAGCTGACCGCGCGCGGGAACCTGCAGTTACGCGGGATCACCGACGTCGAGGCCGTGGCCGACGCCGTGGTGAGCGCCGGCCTCGCGCCCAGCTCGTCGCACGACAAGGTGCGCAACATCGAGGTCAGCCCGTTGACCGGGCGGATGGGCGGCATCGCCGACGCCGGTCCGCTGGCCGCCGCACTCGACGACGCCTTGCGTGCCGATCCTGCCGCGACCTCGATCTCGGGACGCTTCCTGTTCGGGGTCGACGACGGCCGCGGCGACATCAGGCGCCGCGGCGCCGATGCGTGTGCGGTGGTGCGATCGGCCGAACCCGTGGTCGCCGACATCCTGGTCGGTGGGGTCGCGGTGGGGTCGGTCGCAGGCGTCGACGGGATCGTCGCGACACTGATCGCGGTGGCCACCGGCCTGCAGAAGGTGGCGCCCGGCGCGTGGCGGGTCCGCGATCTCGGGGTCGAGGACCGCAGTCGCCTGGAGCGGCTCGTCGGCGAGACCCTGGCTCCCGTCGTCGAATCCGACGAAGACGACGTACCGGACCCGGTGGAGCCGATCGTGGGCTGGTTCGACCAGGACGACGGATCGGTGTTGCTCGGTTCGGTCGTCGAACTCGGACGGCTGCCCGCGCGGCTCGCCGAGTTCATCGCCGCGGTCGAATCGCCGATCGTGTTCACCCCGGACCGCGAGATCCTCATCTGCGACCTCGGCGAGGGTGTCGCCGAGACCGTGGTGCGGGTCCTGGCCCCGATGGGACTGATCTTCGATGCGACCTCACCGTGGGCGAGGCTGAGCTGCTGTGTGGGAGCCCCTGGCTGCGGGTCGGCGCACGCCGCGGTGCGTGAGGACCTGCTCGCCCACGTCGGCGCCGGACTCCCGTTGAACGGCCGCGAACACTGGGTCGGTTGTGAGCGTCGCTGCGGCTCCCCCGCCGGCACACACCTGTCGGTGCAGGCCACGCCCGACGGCGAGTACGACCGCCGTCGCCGCTAG
- a CDS encoding cobalt-precorrin-6A reductase, translated as MTDEQILILGGTGEARALAASLTETGRSVISSLAGRVDNPRLPVGPVRIGGFGGVDGLREWLLSNRIQAVIDATHPFAATITHNAAQAASEAAVPLLRLRREPWTPTDTDRWIRVPDLATAADEVRRRGNRVLLTTGRQDVGEFAGIDDVWFLIRVVDPPTAALPAHHEILRSRGPYDYDSELALLRENRIDLLVTKNSGGSLTKAKLDAAATLGIDVIVVDRPTEPDVPTVSDVAAAQAWLERLLG; from the coding sequence ATGACCGATGAACAAATTCTCATCCTCGGCGGCACCGGCGAGGCGCGTGCACTGGCGGCGTCCCTGACCGAGACCGGGAGGTCGGTCATCAGCTCACTCGCGGGCCGCGTGGACAATCCGCGCCTCCCGGTGGGCCCGGTCCGCATCGGCGGCTTCGGAGGAGTCGACGGTCTGCGGGAGTGGCTGCTCAGCAACCGGATTCAGGCGGTCATCGACGCCACGCATCCGTTCGCGGCCACCATCACCCACAACGCCGCGCAGGCCGCGTCGGAGGCGGCGGTGCCACTCCTCCGTCTGCGTCGTGAACCCTGGACCCCGACCGACACCGACCGCTGGATCCGCGTACCGGATCTCGCCACCGCGGCCGACGAGGTCCGACGCCGCGGCAACCGGGTGTTGCTGACCACGGGTCGCCAGGACGTCGGCGAGTTCGCCGGCATCGACGACGTGTGGTTCCTCATCCGGGTCGTCGATCCGCCGACCGCGGCACTCCCTGCGCACCACGAAATCCTGCGGTCACGCGGGCCCTACGACTACGACTCGGAACTTGCCCTCCTGCGCGAGAACCGGATCGACCTGCTCGTCACCAAGAACAGCGGGGGATCGCTGACGAAAGCGAAACTCGACGCCGCCGCGACCCTGGGCATCGACGTGATCGTCGTGGACCGCCCGACCGAACCCGACGTCCCGACGGTGTCAGACGTCGCTGCCGCCCAGGCTTGGCTCGAGCGGTTGCTCGGCTGA
- the cobM gene encoding precorrin-4 C(11)-methyltransferase, whose translation MTIYFIGAGPGAPDLITLRGARLLGECRTCLYAGSLVPDEMLEMCPDDAVLVDTARMPLSDIIDHIVSAHERGDDVARLHSGDLSIYSALAEQQRELRSRGIPFEIVPGVPAFAAAAAALDTELTVPGVGQSLLITRVSTLSTDMPRGEDLTTLAATGVTLALHLAAHRAEQIVEALTPHYGSECPTATVAFASRPNQQVVRCPLSRLPETLDAADIRKTAIIFVGRVLDAAAHPEVTDSYLYSHARMTKLRETPHP comes from the coding sequence ATGACCATCTACTTCATCGGTGCCGGCCCCGGCGCCCCCGACCTGATCACCCTGCGCGGCGCGCGGCTGCTAGGGGAGTGCCGCACCTGTCTGTACGCCGGCTCGCTGGTGCCCGACGAGATGCTCGAGATGTGCCCCGACGACGCCGTCCTCGTCGACACCGCGCGGATGCCGTTGTCCGACATCATCGATCACATCGTCTCGGCCCACGAACGCGGGGACGACGTCGCCCGCCTGCATTCCGGGGACCTCTCGATCTACTCGGCGCTCGCCGAGCAGCAACGCGAACTCCGTTCTCGCGGCATCCCATTCGAGATCGTGCCCGGGGTACCCGCCTTCGCCGCCGCGGCCGCGGCGCTCGACACCGAACTCACCGTCCCCGGCGTGGGCCAGAGCCTGCTCATCACCCGGGTCTCGACGCTGTCGACCGACATGCCCCGGGGCGAGGACCTGACGACCCTCGCGGCGACGGGTGTGACGCTCGCCCTCCATCTCGCCGCCCATCGTGCCGAACAGATCGTCGAGGCGCTCACACCGCACTACGGTTCGGAATGCCCCACGGCGACCGTCGCTTTCGCCAGTCGGCCGAACCAGCAGGTGGTGCGGTGTCCGCTGAGTCGGCTACCGGAGACCCTGGACGCCGCCGACATCCGCAAGACCGCGATCATCTTCGTCGGCCGGGTACTCGACGCCGCCGCGCATCCCGAGGTCACCGACAGCTACCTGTACTCCCACGCCCGGATGACGAAACTCCGTGAAACACCGCACCCATGA
- a CDS encoding cobaltochelatase subunit CobN → MILLLSTSDTDLLTAAAASEANPEVGFRGANPARILVDEIPALAADADLIVVRILGGTRAWEEGLAAVEATGKPLVVCSGEQQPDPDLMAHSTVPAGVATQAHDYLAAGGVANIVNLHHFLSDTVLFTGHGFEPPQQTPAWGILERAERDGSEGPTIAVLYYRAQHLAGNTRYIDALCSAIEERGARALPIFCASLRTAPDDLIELLGTADALVVTVLAAGGATPATASAGGDDEAWNIERLAALDIPILQGLCLTGSRADWEASDDGLSPLDVATQVAVPEFDGRIITVPFSFKEFDDDGLPWYQPDPERCARVAGIAVSHARLRRIPAADKRIAVMLSAYPTKHARIGNAVGLDTPRSLLRLLSALRAAGYDIGPESGPGAIPGLADDDSDALIHEIIATGGQDPDWLTEETLAANPIRLPAAEYRAWFETLPEELRSAVVEHWGEAPGELFVDRSTNPDGDIVIAALTFGNIAIMVQPPRGFGENPVAIYHDPDLPPSHHYLASYRWIAARRETGRAGFGADAIVHVGKHGNLEWLPGKNLGMSANCGTDAALGDLPLVYPFLVNDPGEGTQAKRRAHAVLVDHLIPPMARAESYGDIARLEQLLDEHANISALDPAKLPAIRQQIWTLLTAAKMDHDLGLTERPDEEVFDDMLLHVDGWLCEIKDVQIRDGLHVLGEPPRDDAEVDLVLAMLRARQLWGGTSALPGLREALGLVEDGTAERGTVDTVEAQARELVAACAKDDWSEAAVAEATAGLPDAVGDVLRFAATEVVPRLRQTTGEVPRVLHALDGGFIPAGPSGSPLRGLINVLPTGRNFYSVDPKAVPSRLAWETGRAMADSLLERYVADHGHHPASVGLSVWGTSAMRTSGDDVAEVLALLGVMPVWDEMSRRVVDLELIDLVELGRPRIDVTVRISGFFRDAFPHVVAMLDDAVALAAGADEPDEQNFVAAHVRASMAEHGDRRRAVTRVFGSKPGTYGAGILQLIDSRDWRSDEDLARVYTEWGGYAYGRGLDGVPAVDDMRAAYRRIAVAAKNTDTREHDIADSDDYFQYHGGMVATVRALTGTAPEAYIGDSTRPDSVRTRTLSEETARVFRARVVNPRWISAMQRHGYKGAFEMAATVDYLFGYDATTDVVADWMYEKLTESYVLDETNQEFMQQSNPWALHGIAERLLEAVERDMWHEPPAELLDQLRNVYLQTEGDIESRGED, encoded by the coding sequence ATGATCCTGCTGCTCTCGACCTCGGACACCGACCTGCTGACCGCGGCGGCTGCATCCGAGGCAAACCCGGAGGTGGGGTTCCGCGGTGCGAATCCCGCCCGCATCCTCGTCGACGAGATCCCGGCCCTCGCCGCCGACGCCGACCTGATAGTCGTCCGCATCCTCGGCGGAACGCGCGCCTGGGAAGAGGGGCTCGCGGCGGTCGAGGCGACCGGCAAGCCGCTGGTGGTCTGTTCCGGCGAGCAGCAGCCGGACCCGGACCTGATGGCCCATTCGACGGTGCCGGCCGGCGTGGCCACCCAGGCACACGACTACCTCGCCGCCGGTGGCGTCGCGAACATCGTCAACCTGCACCACTTCCTCTCCGACACCGTGCTGTTCACCGGTCACGGCTTCGAACCACCGCAGCAGACCCCGGCCTGGGGGATTCTGGAGCGCGCGGAGCGCGATGGTTCCGAAGGGCCGACCATCGCGGTGCTCTACTACCGCGCCCAGCATCTCGCCGGCAACACCCGCTACATCGACGCGTTGTGCAGCGCCATCGAAGAGCGCGGCGCCCGCGCACTGCCGATCTTCTGCGCTTCCCTGCGCACCGCTCCCGACGACCTCATCGAGCTGCTCGGCACGGCCGACGCCCTCGTGGTCACCGTCCTCGCGGCCGGGGGAGCAACTCCGGCGACCGCATCGGCCGGCGGCGACGACGAGGCGTGGAACATCGAACGGCTTGCCGCACTCGACATCCCGATCCTGCAGGGCCTGTGCCTCACGGGTTCCCGTGCGGACTGGGAGGCGAGCGACGACGGTCTCTCGCCACTCGACGTCGCAACGCAGGTGGCCGTGCCGGAGTTCGACGGACGCATCATCACGGTCCCGTTCTCCTTCAAGGAGTTCGACGACGACGGCCTGCCCTGGTACCAGCCGGACCCCGAGCGCTGTGCCCGCGTGGCGGGAATCGCGGTGTCGCACGCGAGGTTGCGTCGCATCCCGGCCGCCGACAAGCGCATCGCCGTCATGCTGTCGGCCTACCCGACCAAGCACGCCCGCATCGGCAACGCCGTCGGCCTCGACACCCCGCGCAGCCTCCTGCGCCTGCTCTCCGCCCTGCGCGCGGCCGGTTACGACATCGGCCCGGAATCGGGTCCCGGCGCGATACCCGGCCTGGCCGACGATGACTCCGATGCGTTGATCCACGAGATCATCGCGACCGGCGGTCAGGACCCGGACTGGCTGACCGAGGAGACCCTCGCCGCCAACCCGATTCGACTGCCTGCCGCAGAGTACCGCGCCTGGTTCGAGACGCTTCCGGAGGAACTGCGCAGTGCCGTCGTCGAACACTGGGGTGAGGCGCCCGGCGAGCTGTTCGTCGACCGGTCGACCAATCCCGACGGCGATATCGTCATCGCCGCACTGACTTTCGGCAACATCGCGATCATGGTGCAGCCGCCGCGCGGATTCGGCGAGAACCCCGTCGCGATCTATCACGACCCCGACCTGCCTCCGTCGCACCACTACCTGGCGTCGTATCGATGGATCGCGGCCCGACGAGAAACGGGCCGTGCCGGTTTCGGGGCCGACGCGATCGTCCATGTCGGCAAACACGGCAACCTCGAATGGTTGCCGGGCAAGAACCTCGGCATGTCCGCCAACTGCGGGACCGATGCGGCGCTCGGCGATCTCCCGCTCGTCTACCCGTTCCTCGTGAACGATCCGGGGGAGGGCACCCAGGCCAAACGACGTGCCCACGCGGTGCTCGTCGATCATCTGATCCCGCCGATGGCGCGCGCCGAGTCCTACGGCGACATCGCCCGTCTCGAGCAGTTGCTCGACGAACACGCCAACATCTCCGCCCTCGACCCCGCGAAGCTGCCGGCGATCCGTCAGCAGATCTGGACGCTGCTCACCGCGGCGAAGATGGACCACGACCTCGGACTCACCGAACGGCCCGACGAAGAGGTCTTCGACGACATGCTGCTGCACGTCGACGGCTGGCTGTGCGAGATCAAGGATGTCCAGATCCGCGACGGGCTCCACGTCCTCGGCGAACCGCCTCGCGACGACGCCGAGGTCGACCTGGTACTCGCGATGCTGCGCGCCCGGCAGCTGTGGGGCGGTACGTCCGCGCTCCCCGGACTCCGCGAGGCACTGGGTCTGGTCGAGGACGGCACCGCCGAACGCGGGACCGTCGACACCGTCGAGGCGCAGGCCCGGGAACTGGTTGCCGCATGCGCGAAGGACGACTGGTCGGAGGCCGCGGTTGCCGAGGCCACCGCCGGATTGCCCGACGCGGTCGGCGACGTCCTGCGTTTCGCGGCCACCGAGGTCGTCCCGCGTCTGCGGCAGACCACCGGCGAGGTGCCGCGTGTGCTGCACGCCCTCGACGGCGGATTCATCCCGGCCGGCCCCAGCGGATCCCCGTTGCGCGGACTGATCAACGTGCTGCCGACCGGCCGCAACTTCTACTCCGTCGACCCGAAGGCCGTGCCCTCGCGACTGGCGTGGGAGACCGGCCGCGCGATGGCCGACTCGCTGCTGGAACGCTATGTCGCCGACCACGGCCACCACCCCGCATCGGTCGGCCTGTCGGTGTGGGGGACCAGTGCGATGCGCACATCCGGCGACGACGTCGCCGAGGTCCTCGCACTGCTCGGTGTGATGCCGGTGTGGGACGAGATGTCGCGCCGTGTCGTCGATCTCGAACTCATCGACCTCGTCGAACTCGGCCGTCCGCGCATCGACGTCACCGTCCGGATCTCCGGATTCTTCCGCGACGCCTTCCCACATGTGGTGGCGATGCTCGACGACGCGGTCGCGCTCGCCGCAGGCGCCGACGAACCGGACGAGCAGAACTTCGTCGCCGCCCACGTCCGTGCGTCGATGGCCGAACACGGCGACCGCCGGCGTGCGGTCACCCGTGTTTTCGGTTCCAAGCCCGGAACCTACGGTGCCGGGATCCTGCAGCTCATCGACTCCCGTGACTGGCGCAGCGACGAGGACCTGGCGCGCGTCTACACCGAATGGGGCGGTTACGCCTACGGCCGTGGCCTCGACGGTGTGCCTGCGGTCGACGACATGCGCGCCGCCTACCGGCGGATCGCGGTGGCCGCCAAGAACACCGACACCCGCGAACACGACATCGCCGACTCCGACGACTACTTCCAGTACCACGGCGGCATGGTCGCGACCGTGCGTGCACTCACCGGAACGGCGCCCGAGGCCTACATCGGCGACAGCACCCGGCCCGACTCGGTGCGCACCCGCACGCTGTCGGAGGAGACCGCCCGCGTGTTCCGCGCCCGCGTCGTCAACCCGCGCTGGATCTCGGCGATGCAGCGCCACGGATACAAGGGCGCCTTCGAGATGGCCGCGACCGTCGACTACCTCTTCGGCTACGACGCCACCACCGACGTCGTCGCCGACTGGATGTACGAGAAGCTCACCGAGTCCTACGTCCTCGACGAGACCAACCAGGAGTTCATGCAGCAGTCCAACCCATGGGCGCTGCACGGCATCGCCGAGCGGCTACTGGAGGCCGTGGAACGGGATATGTGGCATGAGCCGCCCGCCGAACTCCTCGATCAGCTGCGCAACGTCTACCTGCAGACCGAGGGCGACATCGAATCCCGCGGGGAAGACTGA